CGGCCTCCAACGGCGACCGCAGCGAAAACGGCGACTATCTCTACGGCAAACGCCGGATGCGCGAAATCGACCGCCGCATCCGTTTTCTAACCAAACGCCTCGAAGCGGCGCAGGTCATCGACCCCGAAACGCGCGAAGCCACCGACCAGGTATTTTTCGGCGCAACCGTAACCCTGCTGCGCGGCAACGGCAGCGAGCAGGTGGTGAGCATCGTAGGCATCGACGAAACCGACGCGGCGCGAAACAAAATCTCGTGGATTTCGCCGCTGGCACGCTGCCTGATTAAAGCGCGCGAGGGCGACGCCGTCGTGCTGCGCACCCCCGAAGGCCGCGAAGACATCGAAATACTCGAAGTGGCTTACATCCGTATCGCTTAATCCTATCAGGCCGTCTGAAGACAGGCTTACCTGCTGCAATGGTTTTTCAGACGGCCTTCCATCATTTCTCTCTATCACTTGCTTCTTGTTTCAGAATCATATTTTCAGACGGCCTCTGATTTGAAAAAAAAAACGGTTTAAAAGCCGCCTGAAACAGCCTGTTCCATCAGTTATGCCAGTAAACCGGCAGATTTTTTCAGACGGCCTGCATCTGCGGCAGGGAAGGGTCTTACCCCTGCTTTCAGACGGCCTGATTTAGCGCAAATAAAGTTTACTTTGCAAATATTGACAGAAAATAGCGGAGTCAAGTATAAAGCTGCCGTAACAGGCGGCTACAACGGATTACAGTCTTCCCGTCCGTGCGCCGCTTGAGGTTTTTACAAGAAAAACATCTGAAAGAGCAGAAATCCCATGAATCCTATGTATGTTACCTTCGCGATCTATCTGATCGCGGTTCTCCTCATCGGCCTCGCGGCTTATTTTTCCACCCGTAATTTCGACGACTATATCCTCGGCGGCCGCAGCCTCGGCCCCTTCGTTACCGCCATGTCGGCCGGTGCGTCCGATATGTCCGGCTGGCTCCTGATGGGGCTGCCCGGCGCGGTGTATCTGAGCGGTTTGAGCGAAGCATGGATTGCCATCGGCCTGACCGTCGGCGCGTATTTCAACTGGCTGCTGGTGGCCGGACGCCTGCGCGTGCACACCGAATACGCCAACAACGCGCTGACGCTGCCGGATTACTTTTTTCACCGCTTCGGCGCCGGCGGCCATCTGATGAAGGTGGTTTCCGCGATTATTATTCTGTTTTTCTTCACCATTTACTGCGCTTCGGGCATTGTGGCCGGTGCCACGCTGTTCCAAAGCCTGTTTGAGGGCATGACTTACAACCAGGCGATGTGGCTGGGTGCGGGCGCAACCATCATCTACACCTTCTTGGGCGGCTTTTTGGCGGTGAGCTGGACGGACACCCTGCAAGCCTCGCTGATGATTTTCGCGCTGATTCTGACCCCGGTGATGGTGTATCTGGGCTTGGGCGGCGCGGAGCAGATGGCCGCCGCCATGCAGAGCGTGGCCGCCGAAACCGGCAAACAATACGACAGCCTGCTGGCAGGCACGACTTTTGTCGGCATTGTTTCCACCGCCGCATGGGGCTTGGGCTACTTCGGCCAACCGCACATTCTGGCGCGCTTTATGGCAGCCGAAAGCGCAAAATCGCTGGTTTCCGCCCGCCGCATCGGCATGACGTGGATGATTCTGTGCCTGGGCGGCGCGGTGGCCGTGGGCTATTTCGGCATCCCCTATTTCGGTGCGCACCCCGAGCAGGTTGCCGCCATGAAGGGCAACCACGAGCGCGTGTTCATTGCCCTGTCCACCCTGCTGTTCAACCCGTGGATCGCCGGCGTGATTTTGAGC
The window above is part of the Neisseria bacilliformis genome. Proteins encoded here:
- the greB gene encoding transcription elongation factor GreB yields the protein MNNTPNYITPAGWQALKDELYSLVNKERPEIVQVVNWAASNGDRSENGDYLYGKRRMREIDRRIRFLTKRLEAAQVIDPETREATDQVFFGATVTLLRGNGSEQVVSIVGIDETDAARNKISWISPLARCLIKAREGDAVVLRTPEGREDIEILEVAYIRIA
- the putP gene encoding sodium/proline symporter PutP, with the translated sequence MNPMYVTFAIYLIAVLLIGLAAYFSTRNFDDYILGGRSLGPFVTAMSAGASDMSGWLLMGLPGAVYLSGLSEAWIAIGLTVGAYFNWLLVAGRLRVHTEYANNALTLPDYFFHRFGAGGHLMKVVSAIIILFFFTIYCASGIVAGATLFQSLFEGMTYNQAMWLGAGATIIYTFLGGFLAVSWTDTLQASLMIFALILTPVMVYLGLGGAEQMAAAMQSVAAETGKQYDSLLAGTTFVGIVSTAAWGLGYFGQPHILARFMAAESAKSLVSARRIGMTWMILCLGGAVAVGYFGIPYFGAHPEQVAAMKGNHERVFIALSTLLFNPWIAGVILSAILAAVMSTLSCQLLVCSSAITEDFYKGFLRKNAPQKELVWVGRVMVLAIAVVSILIAADPNSKVLGLVAYAWAGFGAAFGPIVILSVLWKRITAYGALSGMVAGALTVVLWAEFVKKPALAAGQNGWTTVYEIVPGFIACALVAVIVSLANKKPSQEVQERFAKADADYRAAK